Proteins from one Mesotoga infera genomic window:
- a CDS encoding MBL fold metallo-hydrolase produces the protein MQILFLGTAAYEGFPNPFCEGDNCSAVRGGRCESFRLTSAVLLNNDLLIDFGPNIMAGTQKSNVSLFNVATLLVTHSHSDHLYLPNFGFRKIPYNRSYERLPVMTVLSNSTVLGRIAEATYYDPEKTVLLEASPFEKMKVNGYTVTPIPAVHKAAEGETPLIYIIERDGTSLFYATDTGPLDDECMERISKTLTKPVDMIALDATMGLLESNIFPYHHSFYQLIDTVRAMMEFNILNDGSRIYAHHFSHAANPPHEELEKLYASHGISVTFDGLRVEL, from the coding sequence ATGCAGATACTTTTTCTTGGAACCGCGGCCTACGAAGGTTTTCCCAATCCATTTTGCGAAGGAGACAACTGCTCTGCCGTAAGAGGGGGACGGTGCGAATCTTTCAGATTGACCTCGGCGGTGTTGTTGAACAACGATCTACTCATCGATTTCGGGCCCAACATAATGGCCGGCACTCAAAAGAGCAATGTAAGTCTTTTCAATGTGGCGACTTTGCTGGTTACACACTCTCACTCGGACCATCTCTATCTTCCCAACTTCGGCTTCAGGAAGATTCCCTATAACCGTTCTTACGAGCGATTACCGGTGATGACCGTTCTCTCGAACTCCACGGTTCTGGGCAGAATCGCCGAGGCCACTTATTACGACCCGGAAAAAACGGTGCTTCTGGAGGCCTCCCCCTTCGAGAAAATGAAAGTCAACGGCTACACGGTAACTCCAATACCCGCGGTTCACAAGGCTGCCGAGGGCGAGACGCCGCTTATATATATAATCGAGAGGGATGGAACTTCGCTCTTTTACGCCACCGACACCGGTCCCCTAGACGACGAATGCATGGAGAGAATCTCGAAGACTCTCACCAAACCTGTGGACATGATCGCCCTTGATGCGACCATGGGACTGTTGGAGAGCAATATCTTCCCGTACCACCACAGTTTCTATCAGCTTATAGATACCGTCAGAGCGATGATGGAATTCAATATACTGAACGACGGGAGCAGGATTTACGCGCACCACTTCTCCCACGCTGCCAATCCTCCTCACGAAGAACTCGAGAAGCTTTACGCTTCGCACGGCATAAGCGTTACCTTCGATGGATTGAGGGTGGAGCTGTGA
- a CDS encoding MarR family winged helix-turn-helix transcriptional regulator yields MSGGGKEISPEKILEAVFDLIRNFTKFFSFSIEAEEMKTIELYILLYVALKGPQNMSSLAKEYSMTKSNITLLVDDMEKKGYLARVRSGEDRRVIMINLTEKGSALYRSFLSSFSELIAIFVKNVSPEDLAIITEGFERITGIVVEKWYADTTGNRGSAQP; encoded by the coding sequence ATGAGTGGGGGAGGTAAGGAAATCAGTCCAGAAAAGATACTGGAGGCCGTTTTCGATTTAATCAGGAACTTCACGAAGTTCTTCTCTTTCAGTATAGAAGCAGAAGAAATGAAGACGATAGAGCTTTACATCCTTTTATATGTCGCACTCAAAGGGCCACAGAATATGTCTTCGCTGGCGAAGGAATATTCTATGACCAAGAGTAACATCACTCTTCTTGTGGACGATATGGAAAAAAAGGGTTACCTCGCTCGAGTCCGTTCAGGGGAAGACCGAAGGGTAATCATGATCAATCTCACAGAAAAAGGTTCGGCTCTTTATAGAAGCTTCCTGTCAAGCTTTTCGGAGCTGATCGCCATCTTCGTGAAGAACGTCAGTCCCGAAGATCTCGCGATCATCACCGAGGGCTTCGAGAGAATAACTGGCATCGTCGTCGAAAAATGGTACGCCGACACAACCGGCAACCGCGGGAGTGCTCAGCCGTGA
- a CDS encoding metal ABC transporter ATP-binding protein has protein sequence MILQVEDLSYKIGSTWILRGVSFNLSRGEFAGIIGPNGAGKTTLIKAIVGDLSDYAGRIKVTGRVGYLPQNPERNRDFPISVREVVAMGLYKERGPFKRFSKSEWNRVDALLKTTGIEELGKRRAGTLSGGEYQRLMLARALVSSPELLILDEPEAGVDEMGKSSFYRLLEKLKNEKNMGILMVSHDIGMVFEACDTIMCINKTLHCHTSADMISPEQLQSAFSSDLDLFIRSRDHFEREHRL, from the coding sequence ATGATACTTCAAGTTGAGGACCTGTCATATAAAATTGGTTCCACATGGATACTGCGAGGCGTCTCATTCAACCTTTCAAGGGGCGAGTTCGCAGGAATAATAGGCCCGAACGGTGCGGGGAAAACCACTCTAATAAAGGCTATAGTCGGCGACCTGAGCGATTACGCCGGCAGAATAAAGGTTACCGGCCGGGTGGGATATCTCCCACAGAATCCCGAAAGAAACAGGGACTTCCCTATAAGCGTCAGGGAGGTGGTAGCCATGGGTCTCTACAAAGAACGCGGCCCCTTTAAGCGTTTCTCAAAGAGCGAGTGGAACAGGGTCGATGCTCTCCTCAAGACGACGGGAATAGAGGAACTAGGAAAGAGGAGAGCCGGAACGCTTTCGGGAGGAGAGTACCAGAGACTTATGCTTGCCAGAGCGCTGGTCTCCAGTCCGGAGCTCCTAATACTGGACGAACCGGAGGCCGGTGTGGACGAGATGGGAAAGTCTTCCTTTTACCGCCTTCTGGAAAAGCTGAAAAACGAGAAAAACATGGGCATACTCATGGTCAGCCACGATATAGGGATGGTCTTCGAGGCCTGCGACACGATCATGTGTATCAACAAGACGCTACACTGCCACACTTCTGCCGATATGATCTCTCCAGAACAGCTACAATCGGCCTTTTCCAGCGATCTAGATCTTTTCATACGCTCAAGAGACCACTTTGAAAGGGAACACAGATTATGA
- a CDS encoding NAD-dependent epimerase/dehydratase family protein codes for MILVTGSTGHVGNVLVKELVNQGERVRAMALPGEDVSMIDLPGVEILRGDIRDRDFVIAACKEIDIVYHLAALISIMPTMKKQVRGVNIGGTENVIHACRVQRVEKLIYTSSIHAFTELEPGSLIDENVPFNPARTSGVYGKSKAEAVLSVLTAAREGLNAVVLCPTGIIGPFDYKLSEMGNMIRLFASGKLRVGIEGSFDFVDVRDVVKSEIEASKKAKAGEVYILGGEVVSIRELTDILHQITGIKRVGTFLRSTTAYILSALTTIYYMLSKSKACFTPYTVHTLTRNYRYSHEKAAKALGHTPRKVSESLRDAVEWLYSYGIIRHASG; via the coding sequence GTGATACTGGTGACGGGTTCTACCGGCCATGTGGGCAACGTTCTCGTCAAGGAGCTGGTGAACCAGGGCGAGAGAGTAAGGGCCATGGCTCTTCCCGGAGAGGATGTCTCTATGATCGATCTTCCCGGAGTGGAGATACTTCGGGGTGATATAAGGGACAGAGACTTCGTGATCGCTGCCTGCAAAGAAATAGATATTGTCTATCATCTGGCCGCGCTCATCTCAATAATGCCCACGATGAAGAAGCAGGTAAGAGGCGTCAACATAGGCGGCACGGAAAACGTGATCCACGCCTGCAGGGTTCAGCGGGTGGAAAAGTTGATCTACACCAGCTCGATCCATGCCTTCACCGAGCTGGAACCCGGGAGTCTCATAGATGAAAACGTCCCCTTCAATCCTGCACGCACTAGTGGGGTTTACGGGAAATCCAAAGCCGAAGCTGTGCTCAGTGTTTTGACGGCCGCAAGAGAGGGACTGAACGCCGTCGTGCTCTGTCCGACCGGGATCATAGGCCCCTTCGACTATAAGCTGTCGGAAATGGGAAACATGATAAGACTCTTCGCCTCGGGCAAGTTGAGAGTGGGGATCGAAGGATCATTCGATTTCGTCGATGTGCGCGACGTGGTGAAGTCCGAGATAGAAGCCTCGAAGAAAGCGAAAGCGGGAGAGGTCTATATTCTTGGCGGCGAGGTGGTTTCGATTCGAGAGCTTACCGACATACTCCACCAGATTACGGGAATAAAGAGGGTAGGTACTTTTCTCAGAAGCACCACAGCATACATTCTTTCGGCCTTGACCACTATTTATTACATGCTATCGAAGAGCAAAGCCTGCTTCACTCCCTACACGGTTCACACGCTTACGAGAAACTACAGGTACTCCCACGAAAAGGCGGCCAAGGCATTGGGTCACACTCCCAGGAAGGTCTCGGAGTCTTTGAGAGACGCCGTGGAATGGCTTTACAGTTACGGGATCATCAGACACGCATCCGGGTGA
- a CDS encoding MBL fold metallo-hydrolase — translation MRITVLCNDKALEGFRSEHGISLLVEDRDKIYLFDTGSTDVAVYNAIKMGIDLSKIDAIIISHGHDDHLGGLANLLRLTGGKPVYAGNGAYIHKYSDSTFGSPVYGREFCESLGASFKFVTEDLELYDGVFLLTAVPFETGERPQEKFNIMVNGQRKRDLFEDELTLLIVINSRGTVITGCSHRGIGNILNRAGRYCRVKNVVGGLHLAHKSLAELDGDIDYLKRFNIESYHIGHCTGDKAIETIMNKTPATVEELMGGQIFEVF, via the coding sequence ATGAGGATCACGGTTCTCTGTAACGATAAGGCCCTCGAAGGGTTCAGATCGGAACATGGCATTTCGTTGCTGGTGGAAGACCGCGATAAGATTTACCTCTTCGACACCGGATCGACGGACGTTGCCGTTTATAACGCTATAAAGATGGGTATCGATCTCTCGAAAATAGACGCCATAATCATAAGCCACGGCCACGACGATCATCTTGGCGGTCTTGCCAACTTGCTGAGACTCACCGGAGGTAAACCCGTTTACGCCGGGAACGGCGCTTACATCCATAAATACAGCGACTCAACCTTCGGCAGTCCGGTTTATGGCAGGGAGTTCTGTGAAAGTCTCGGTGCTTCTTTCAAATTTGTTACCGAAGACCTCGAGCTTTACGATGGAGTGTTTTTGTTGACGGCAGTCCCCTTCGAAACCGGTGAAAGACCTCAAGAAAAGTTCAACATCATGGTCAACGGCCAGAGGAAACGAGACCTCTTCGAAGACGAACTGACACTTCTTATAGTAATCAACAGCAGGGGAACGGTTATAACCGGTTGCTCGCACAGGGGTATAGGTAACATACTGAACCGGGCCGGCAGGTACTGCCGTGTGAAAAACGTTGTGGGCGGTCTCCATCTTGCTCACAAGAGCCTTGCGGAACTCGACGGGGATATCGATTACCTTAAGAGATTCAATATCGAAAGTTACCACATAGGTCACTGTACAGGCGATAAAGCCATCGAGACTATAATGAACAAAACCCCGGCTACCGTTGAGGAGCTCATGGGCGGCCAGATATTCGAGGTGTTTTAA
- a CDS encoding metal ABC transporter permease yields the protein MIAQFIGDVVSYEFLRNAMIAAILVSTLTGIFSSVVVLRKIEFIGDGAAHATFGGIAFGLLLGANYIVMAALTAVVFAVVVSYFTRRNRLSESSVIGMLLPLSMSLGVIALSFVRGYTPDVMGLFFGNILLVTAADVWLLAGANLGTVIFFSLFFREILYYAYDEKMARHYGVPVAFVHYGTLIGISLSVVSSVKIAGIILVTAFLIIPAVSARLLARSLRSMISISVALGVVASVLGMFFSYILNMPPGPVIVVLLFIQFLSILSVKKLFGSKESD from the coding sequence ATGATAGCTCAGTTCATAGGAGACGTTGTAAGTTACGAGTTTCTAAGAAACGCGATGATCGCCGCAATCCTGGTGAGTACCCTGACGGGTATTTTCTCCAGCGTTGTGGTGTTGCGAAAGATAGAATTCATAGGCGACGGAGCGGCACACGCGACTTTCGGAGGGATAGCCTTCGGCCTGCTGCTCGGCGCCAATTATATAGTTATGGCCGCCCTTACTGCCGTGGTCTTCGCGGTCGTGGTGAGTTACTTCACCAGGAGGAACAGGCTGTCCGAAAGCAGCGTCATAGGCATGCTTCTTCCCCTTTCGATGTCGCTGGGAGTCATCGCCCTCTCTTTCGTGAGAGGCTACACTCCTGACGTGATGGGCCTCTTCTTCGGCAACATACTGCTAGTAACAGCGGCCGATGTCTGGCTGCTGGCCGGCGCGAACCTGGGCACTGTAATCTTCTTCTCGCTATTCTTCAGGGAGATCCTTTACTACGCCTACGACGAAAAGATGGCCAGACATTACGGCGTCCCCGTGGCCTTCGTTCATTACGGAACGCTTATCGGTATAAGCTTGAGTGTTGTAAGCTCCGTGAAGATCGCCGGGATAATCCTGGTCACTGCCTTCCTCATAATTCCAGCGGTTTCGGCCAGGCTTCTCGCCAGATCTCTCAGATCGATGATCTCGATCTCGGTCGCTCTCGGGGTTGTAGCCAGCGTGCTCGGGATGTTTTTCTCCTACATTCTGAACATGCCCCCCGGTCCGGTGATAGTGGTTCTGCTGTTCATTCAATTCCTCTCCATACTTTCTGTGAAAAAACTGTTTGGCTCGAAAGAAAGCGATTAA
- a CDS encoding TetR/AcrR family transcriptional regulator has product MPKIIRDVEEKILKAACELFQENGYRNCDMKSIAAKAGTAVGNIYRYYRSKDELFVESMKSSLMTEIDLLERTVDSSQSAREKLLKFLEGLYGIMEKKIDLFEEYVTERETLPGINLEILLENRLVEILGELESIPEGCEDRAAVCLMVSILVMLRHFPGEGEKNLRFMEFMLNGLLVKHEVRDI; this is encoded by the coding sequence GTGCCTAAAATCATAAGAGACGTTGAAGAAAAGATACTTAAGGCCGCCTGCGAGCTCTTTCAGGAGAACGGTTATCGCAACTGCGACATGAAGTCTATAGCGGCGAAGGCCGGCACGGCAGTCGGAAATATTTACAGATACTACCGGTCCAAGGATGAACTCTTTGTTGAATCTATGAAGTCCTCGCTTATGACCGAGATAGATCTGCTAGAAAGAACCGTCGATTCTTCGCAATCGGCCAGAGAAAAGCTATTGAAATTTCTGGAGGGTCTTTACGGAATAATGGAGAAAAAGATAGATCTTTTCGAGGAGTATGTGACCGAGAGGGAGACTTTGCCAGGAATAAACCTCGAGATCCTTCTAGAAAATAGGCTGGTAGAGATTCTCGGCGAGCTGGAGTCCATTCCGGAAGGGTGTGAAGACCGTGCGGCCGTCTGTCTTATGGTGAGCATACTGGTGATGTTGAGGCACTTCCCAGGAGAAGGTGAAAAGAACCTTCGCTTTATGGAGTTTATGCTAAATGGTCTTCTAGTGAAACACGAGGTGAGAGATATATAA